In Pelosinus sp. UFO1, one genomic interval encodes:
- the rhaD gene encoding rhamnulose-1-phosphate aldolase: MSLTYIQHKIPFVREMMEVTRNLWEMGWGERNGGNISYLLEEEEVEIYIDVMNVKRSLTLEFPVVDLAGKYFIVSGTGKYFKNVVFNPEENLGVIRVAKDGKAIDILWGYEDGSRPTSELAAHFMSHMERLKKDPNHRIILHTHATNSLAMTFVHDLDEKLFTKTLWQMCTECLVVFPDGVGVIPWIVPGTNKIGEITAEKMKDHRVVIWPQHGIFGAGRTMDETFGLIETVEKAAQIYMLISSHQGGIKQSLTDQELLDLAKTFRVTPVVGILEAK; encoded by the coding sequence ATGAGTTTAACTTACATTCAACATAAAATTCCTTTTGTGCGAGAGATGATGGAGGTTACCCGTAATCTTTGGGAAATGGGCTGGGGTGAACGTAATGGAGGAAACATCAGTTATCTTTTAGAGGAAGAAGAGGTAGAGATATACATTGATGTAATGAATGTGAAGCGCAGCCTTACTTTAGAGTTTCCTGTTGTGGATTTAGCGGGGAAATATTTCATTGTGAGTGGCACTGGGAAGTACTTCAAAAATGTAGTATTTAATCCGGAGGAAAACTTAGGTGTTATCCGTGTTGCAAAGGATGGTAAGGCGATTGATATTTTATGGGGATATGAAGATGGTAGTCGTCCGACAAGTGAATTAGCAGCTCATTTTATGAGTCATATGGAGAGGCTAAAAAAGGACCCAAATCACCGTATTATTCTCCATACTCACGCTACAAATTCATTGGCGATGACATTTGTGCATGATCTTGATGAAAAATTGTTTACCAAGACATTGTGGCAAATGTGTACAGAGTGTCTAGTTGTTTTCCCAGATGGAGTTGGTGTCATTCCATGGATTGTGCCAGGAACCAATAAAATTGGTGAAATTACAGCGGAGAAAATGAAAGATCATCGGGTAGTTATTTGGCCACAACATGGAATCTTCGGTGCAGGTAGGACCATGGATGAAACCTTTGGTTTGATTGAAACAGTAGAAAAGGCAGCTCAGATTTATATGCTTATTAGTTCACATCAGGGTGGTATTAAACAAAGCCTAACGGATCAAGAACTTTTGGATTTAGCTAAAACTTTCCGTGTCACTCCTGTAGTTGGAATACTGGAGGCTAAGTAA
- a CDS encoding sugar ABC transporter ATP-binding protein yields the protein MASEYIINLKNISKTFGGVKALDGVSLDIKRGEVHALVGENGAGKSTLIKVLAGVHFPDDGAEIYINGERTIIKNPMDAIRKGISVIYQDISLFPNLTVAENICIGNDAVWKAKLNWSQIKELAEIAIAKVGSNIDPGMLLKDLNLASQQIVAIARAISFNASLIIMDEPTSALSSGEVENLYQIIDNLRKNNIAVLFISHKFDEVYRVATRATILRDGKFIAAHDTENVNPQELIRLMVGRDVQYISMNAEKISSEEILRVKNLSKKGNFRNISFELRKGEIIGITGLVGSGRTELAKAIFGLNKPDSGEIILGGQLVTIASSNDAVKYGIGYVPENRQLEGLIGKNTVCQNISLSILEQLCDKYNSIDVIKERKLAQEYIEKLDVRPTDMDKLVGQLSGGNQQKVVLAKWLVTNPKILITDEPTSGVDIGAKIEIHKALRQLANSGIGVIVISSELPEILAVSDRIFIMRQGSIVSVIDKNQATQEVILAKALGA from the coding sequence TTGGCCTCAGAATATATCATCAATCTAAAGAATATTAGCAAAACATTTGGCGGTGTTAAGGCATTAGATGGTGTTTCACTAGATATTAAACGTGGTGAAGTTCATGCGCTGGTAGGAGAAAATGGTGCTGGAAAATCCACGTTAATAAAGGTATTAGCGGGTGTCCATTTCCCAGATGATGGTGCCGAAATCTATATTAATGGGGAGCGAACCATTATAAAAAATCCAATGGATGCCATTCGCAAGGGAATCTCAGTTATCTATCAAGATATTAGCTTATTTCCTAATTTAACGGTTGCAGAAAATATTTGTATTGGCAATGATGCTGTATGGAAGGCAAAGCTTAACTGGTCTCAAATTAAGGAATTGGCGGAAATCGCCATTGCCAAAGTAGGTTCAAATATCGACCCAGGCATGTTGCTAAAGGATTTAAATTTGGCTTCACAGCAGATTGTTGCCATTGCTAGAGCAATTAGCTTCAATGCTAGTTTAATTATTATGGATGAGCCTACCTCCGCATTATCCTCAGGGGAGGTTGAAAACCTATATCAGATTATAGATAACCTTCGTAAGAATAATATTGCTGTTTTGTTTATTAGCCATAAATTTGATGAAGTATATCGTGTGGCGACTCGTGCAACAATACTCCGCGATGGCAAATTTATTGCTGCTCATGATACTGAAAATGTGAATCCGCAAGAGTTAATACGTTTAATGGTTGGCCGTGATGTGCAGTATATTTCCATGAATGCAGAGAAAATCTCCAGCGAAGAAATTTTAAGAGTCAAAAATCTGAGTAAAAAAGGTAATTTCCGTAATATCTCTTTTGAACTTAGAAAGGGTGAAATTATTGGAATTACAGGGTTAGTTGGCTCAGGACGTACTGAACTGGCAAAGGCAATTTTTGGCCTCAATAAACCAGATTCGGGAGAAATCATTTTAGGTGGTCAGCTTGTTACCATCGCATCTTCTAATGATGCAGTAAAGTATGGGATAGGGTATGTTCCAGAAAATAGACAGTTGGAAGGGTTGATTGGTAAAAATACTGTTTGTCAAAATATTAGCTTATCGATTTTGGAGCAGCTGTGCGATAAATATAACTCAATTGATGTAATTAAAGAAAGAAAACTAGCTCAGGAATATATAGAGAAGTTAGATGTTAGGCCTACTGATATGGATAAATTGGTTGGGCAATTAAGTGGCGGTAATCAGCAAAAAGTAGTATTGGCTAAATGGTTAGTTACAAACCCAAAGATTTTAATTACAGATGAACCAACAAGTGGAGTCGATATCGGTGCAAAAATTGAAATACATAAAGCCCTCAGGCAATTGGCGAATAGCGGCATAGGTGTCATCGTAATTTCCTCAGAGCTGCCTGAGATATTGGCAGTTAGTGATCGAATTTTTATAATGCGGCAAGGTAGTATCGTTAGTGTTATTGATAAAAACCAAGCAACTCAGGAAGTTATTTTAGCAAAAGCTTTGGGTGCATAA
- a CDS encoding ABC transporter permease: protein MKDLLKKREFLMFMMLLIISLCISLIAPAFLTPSNLLSIIMNNVILAIMAMGMTLVIVTSGIDVSVGSQLGFAAIFVGMLALLPSSNIFTVLLVGVLCGTLLGILNGVLIAGAEIPAIVVSLGTMNIFRGSLLLYTNGKWVTSLPTWYTSLYNTSVLGVPTPILILLLVIGVTYFIAQHTRLGRSIYALGGNPAIASRVGINTGKVTLFVFAYMGALTGIASILYGAQLATIDPNAGTSFELMVISAVVIGGANVLGGSGSLLGSLIGVLILGVLQNGIILMRIEPYWQNVVVGLILITAVTLDVVNNRKNEASKKVIYVAEDIKAGVKA from the coding sequence ATGAAAGATTTGCTTAAAAAACGTGAGTTTCTCATGTTTATGATGCTATTGATTATCAGTTTATGTATCTCTCTTATCGCCCCTGCTTTTCTGACGCCGTCTAACTTGCTCAGTATTATTATGAATAATGTTATCTTGGCAATTATGGCGATGGGCATGACCTTAGTTATTGTTACTTCAGGTATTGACGTATCAGTTGGTTCACAGCTGGGATTTGCTGCCATATTTGTTGGTATGCTAGCTTTACTGCCCAGTTCAAACATATTCACAGTGTTACTGGTGGGGGTACTTTGTGGAACTTTGTTAGGTATCCTAAATGGAGTATTAATTGCTGGAGCCGAGATACCAGCAATTGTAGTTAGCTTAGGTACAATGAATATTTTCCGTGGAAGTTTATTGCTATATACAAATGGTAAGTGGGTAACATCCCTGCCTACCTGGTATACAAGTCTTTATAATACGTCAGTTTTAGGAGTTCCAACGCCAATTCTGATTCTTCTGTTGGTGATTGGTGTTACTTACTTTATTGCTCAGCACACTCGATTAGGGCGAAGTATCTATGCCTTAGGAGGTAATCCGGCAATTGCTTCAAGAGTTGGTATCAATACAGGGAAGGTCACCTTGTTTGTCTTTGCTTATATGGGGGCGTTAACTGGCATCGCCAGTATCTTGTATGGTGCCCAATTGGCGACAATTGATCCTAATGCAGGCACATCCTTTGAATTAATGGTTATTTCTGCCGTTGTTATCGGTGGTGCGAATGTGCTTGGAGGAAGTGGCAGTTTATTGGGTAGTTTGATTGGTGTATTAATTCTAGGTGTTTTGCAAAATGGCATTATTCTAATGCGTATCGAACCTTATTGGCAGAATGTAGTTGTGGGCTTAATTTTAATCACCGCAGTAACATTGGATGTCGTGAATAATCGTAAAAATGAAGCAAGTAAAAAAGTAATTTATGTCGCCGAAGACATAAAGGCAGGTGTTAAAGCATGA
- a CDS encoding ABC transporter permease, whose protein sequence is MIKVKRSHELTLLLFFIALMIAMSILAPSFLTVDNLLSVTQQMSEFGILALGVTVIIITAGIDLSVGSIAGLTTIVIAMTYGMSGSLVLAVLLGIVTGALCGAFNGVLIAKIGVPPILVTLGTMTFFNGIALVLSKGNAISDLPEEFYFIGQGYLFGNIPVQTVIFAILAVLTSLLLSKTPWGRRVYAVGNNPVASIFSGVKVEQVLLYVYIFAGIMAAISGWIISSRVSTARADLGAVYLMQSISATVLGGTNIAGGSGTIFGTVIGVCVFAVLANGLNLIGVSPFAQNLLMGLALIVVLLINNMEIIKNKISLFIKLNFNS, encoded by the coding sequence ATGATAAAGGTAAAACGATCCCACGAATTAACGCTGCTGCTATTTTTTATCGCTTTAATGATTGCTATGAGTATTTTGGCACCATCCTTTTTAACGGTTGATAATCTTCTTTCTGTCACACAACAGATGTCAGAGTTCGGCATATTGGCATTAGGTGTTACGGTGATTATTATTACAGCAGGCATTGACCTTTCGGTAGGGTCGATTGCTGGTTTAACTACTATCGTTATTGCTATGACTTATGGTATGTCTGGTAGTCTTGTGCTGGCAGTTCTCTTAGGAATCGTAACAGGAGCGTTGTGTGGTGCATTTAACGGAGTGCTGATTGCCAAGATTGGTGTTCCGCCAATATTGGTAACATTGGGAACCATGACCTTTTTTAATGGCATTGCATTGGTACTTAGTAAAGGAAATGCGATTTCTGATTTACCAGAGGAATTTTACTTTATTGGTCAAGGTTACTTGTTTGGGAATATTCCCGTACAAACAGTAATTTTTGCTATATTGGCTGTTCTCACTTCTCTTTTGTTATCGAAAACACCTTGGGGACGAAGGGTGTACGCGGTGGGAAATAATCCAGTAGCATCCATATTTTCTGGTGTGAAGGTAGAACAAGTTCTTCTCTACGTATACATTTTTGCTGGTATTATGGCAGCGATTTCTGGTTGGATTATTTCTTCGCGAGTTTCTACTGCCAGAGCAGATTTGGGCGCCGTATATCTAATGCAGAGTATTTCTGCTACGGTTCTGGGAGGAACCAATATTGCTGGTGGTTCTGGTACCATTTTTGGAACAGTAATCGGTGTTTGTGTCTTTGCAGTTCTTGCGAATGGTCTTAATCTTATTGGTGTCAGTCCTTTCGCTCAAAACCTATTAATGGGCTTAGCTTTGATTGTTGTACTTTTAATTAACAATATGGAAATTATTAAAAATAAAATTTCTTTATTTATTAAATTGAATTTTAACTCATGA
- a CDS encoding autoinducer 2 ABC transporter substrate-binding protein translates to MKANRKITTLLMLVFVMSMLLVGCGSSNSNTAAKQDNQGKSGKKVVAMVPKVIGSPYFDTCAEGAKKVAAEFGFELLYTGPTAADAAQQVNIIQDLISKKVDVLIVSANDAQAVAPVLKKAKAAGIKVITYDADTTPDARDLFINQTTPEILGRHIMDNISKEIGGNGEYAILTASLTASNQNVWIKWMKEQQAAKYPDIKLVTIAPSEEDQQKAFAQTQNLVKAYPNLKGIAALSTVAEPGAAQAIEQMGLIGKIKLIGLATPNGMRQYLKSGAAQSATLWDVGKLGYLSMYMAKQLLDGKVPTDGMEIPTVGKVAYKADNKEIIMGEPLDFTRENVDTYNF, encoded by the coding sequence ATGAAGGCTAATAGAAAGATTACAACGCTATTGATGTTGGTGTTTGTTATGTCTATGCTGCTAGTAGGATGTGGCAGTAGTAATTCAAATACTGCTGCAAAACAAGACAATCAGGGAAAGTCAGGTAAGAAAGTAGTAGCAATGGTACCTAAAGTAATTGGTAGCCCATATTTTGATACCTGTGCAGAAGGTGCCAAGAAGGTAGCAGCAGAATTTGGTTTTGAGCTTTTATATACTGGACCAACAGCTGCTGATGCTGCTCAACAAGTAAATATCATTCAAGATTTAATTAGTAAAAAAGTAGATGTGTTAATTGTTTCTGCTAACGATGCACAAGCTGTTGCTCCCGTACTTAAAAAAGCAAAAGCAGCTGGTATTAAAGTAATAACATATGACGCTGACACCACTCCAGATGCTCGTGATCTATTTATCAATCAGACAACTCCCGAAATTCTTGGTCGTCATATTATGGATAATATATCCAAAGAAATTGGTGGCAATGGTGAGTATGCCATTTTAACAGCTTCCTTAACAGCTTCCAATCAAAATGTCTGGATTAAGTGGATGAAAGAACAACAAGCTGCTAAATACCCTGACATTAAGCTCGTAACCATTGCACCAAGTGAAGAAGATCAGCAAAAAGCTTTTGCCCAAACGCAAAACCTAGTGAAAGCCTATCCTAATTTGAAAGGAATTGCGGCTTTATCCACTGTTGCTGAACCAGGCGCAGCACAGGCTATCGAACAAATGGGTTTAATAGGCAAAATCAAATTAATTGGTTTAGCTACTCCTAATGGAATGAGACAATACTTAAAGAGTGGTGCAGCACAGAGCGCTACCTTATGGGATGTTGGTAAACTTGGTTATTTGAGCATGTATATGGCAAAACAACTTCTTGATGGCAAAGTTCCTACGGATGGAATGGAGATTCCTACTGTAGGTAAGGTTGCGTATAAAGCAGATAATAAAGAAATCATTATGGGTGAACCTTTAGATTTTACAAGAGAGAATGTCGATACTTATAATTTCTAA
- the rhaM gene encoding L-rhamnose mutarotase has protein sequence MIRKACIMKVFPNCQEEYKRRHEGIWPEMVKMLAEYGAHNYSIHLDPTTNSLFAYLEIEEEEKWSKSAETEICQKWWAYMKDVMETNPDNSPVICNLQEVFYQA, from the coding sequence ATGATTCGTAAAGCATGCATTATGAAGGTATTTCCTAATTGCCAGGAAGAGTATAAAAGACGTCATGAAGGTATCTGGCCAGAAATGGTGAAGATGCTTGCCGAATATGGGGCTCACAATTATTCCATCCATCTTGACCCAACTACTAATTCCCTATTTGCTTATTTGGAAATTGAAGAGGAAGAAAAATGGAGTAAAAGTGCTGAAACTGAAATTTGCCAAAAATGGTGGGCCTATATGAAAGATGTAATGGAAACCAATCCTGACAATTCTCCGGTAATATGTAACTTACAAGAAGTTTTCTACCAAGCATAA
- the fucO gene encoding lactaldehyde reductase: MANRIVLNETSYFGAGSIRVIPEEVKRRQFKKALVVTDKDLVKFNVAQKVTTVLEDAGIPYEIYDNVKQNPTIENVQSGVKKFAEVKADFIIAIGGGSSIDTAKGIGIVTNNPDFADVRSLEGVADTKNKSVPIIAVATTAGTAAEVTINYVITDEAAIKKMVCVDPNDIPVLAIIDPELMTSMPKGLTAATGMDALTHAIEGYITKGAWVLTDMFELKAMELIAKHLEKAVFEPNNIEARDGMGTAQYIAGMGFSNVGLGIVHSMAHSLGAVYDTPHGVANALLLPYVMEYNAPDTGEKYKEIARQLGVENVDKMTTEEYRKAAIDAVMTLSQKIGIPQKLVEIGGREEELPRLAKMAYQDVCTPGNPRDTTETEILDIYKKAFK; encoded by the coding sequence ATGGCAAATCGCATTGTACTTAATGAAACATCATACTTTGGTGCAGGATCCATTCGTGTAATTCCAGAGGAAGTGAAACGCAGACAATTCAAAAAGGCTTTAGTAGTAACGGATAAAGACTTAGTAAAATTTAATGTTGCTCAAAAGGTAACTACAGTGTTAGAAGATGCAGGTATACCTTATGAAATTTATGATAATGTAAAACAAAACCCTACTATCGAGAATGTGCAAAGTGGCGTTAAAAAGTTCGCAGAAGTAAAGGCAGATTTTATTATTGCGATTGGCGGCGGTTCTTCTATTGATACAGCCAAAGGAATTGGCATTGTTACCAATAATCCTGATTTTGCTGATGTAAGATCTCTTGAGGGAGTAGCTGACACCAAAAATAAAAGCGTTCCAATTATTGCAGTGGCGACAACGGCTGGTACAGCAGCGGAAGTGACGATTAATTATGTAATTACCGATGAAGCCGCAATTAAAAAAATGGTCTGTGTAGATCCTAATGATATTCCTGTATTGGCAATCATTGATCCAGAATTGATGACTTCTATGCCAAAAGGGCTTACTGCTGCTACTGGCATGGATGCACTAACTCATGCCATCGAAGGCTATATCACAAAGGGAGCATGGGTATTAACCGATATGTTTGAACTAAAAGCGATGGAGCTTATTGCAAAACATCTGGAGAAGGCAGTATTTGAACCTAATAATATTGAAGCTAGAGATGGCATGGGAACAGCTCAATATATTGCAGGTATGGGATTTTCTAATGTGGGGCTAGGGATCGTTCACTCTATGGCTCATTCCCTAGGAGCTGTGTATGATACACCTCATGGTGTTGCTAATGCTCTATTGTTGCCCTACGTAATGGAGTATAATGCTCCTGACACGGGAGAAAAATACAAAGAAATTGCGCGGCAATTAGGTGTAGAGAATGTAGATAAGATGACTACCGAAGAATATAGAAAAGCCGCGATTGACGCGGTTATGACTTTGTCACAGAAGATAGGTATCCCACAAAAGTTAGTGGAAATTGGTGGTAGAGAAGAAGAGTTGCCAAGATTAGCAAAAATGGCTTATCAGGACGTATGCACCCCAGGAAATCCAAGAGATACCACGGAAACTGAAATACTTGATATTTATAAAAAGGCTTTTAAGTAA
- a CDS encoding 3D domain-containing protein: MSHKHRRNHTIARLQKKFKGLAAAVAGATILSGAMLPGIPAATVHASADPNAAGNAPVEVSQQVKDTPSTHNSTTEKSTPSDQSRHQDSKDTNDQNKAPSGKTPAHYEKVLDIKATAYAPGAHDNDQWGDKTFLGTDIRPGVIAVDPNVIPLKSKVFIQYPDGHGEYAVAEDTGGAIKGNRIDIAKTSVDHALDFGKKDVKVFIVDSGGKA, encoded by the coding sequence ATGAGTCATAAACATAGACGAAACCATACCATTGCACGGTTACAGAAAAAATTCAAAGGTCTTGCAGCGGCAGTCGCGGGAGCCACCATACTATCTGGTGCAATGTTGCCAGGAATACCAGCAGCTACTGTCCATGCTTCCGCTGACCCAAATGCTGCTGGCAACGCTCCAGTTGAAGTCTCCCAACAAGTCAAAGACACTCCTTCAACTCACAATTCAACTACCGAAAAATCAACTCCTTCAGACCAATCAAGACATCAAGATTCCAAAGATACGAATGATCAAAATAAAGCACCTTCTGGAAAAACCCCAGCACATTATGAAAAGGTACTGGATATTAAGGCAACGGCTTATGCACCAGGCGCTCACGACAATGACCAATGGGGTGATAAAACATTTTTAGGTACTGATATTCGTCCTGGAGTCATCGCCGTGGATCCTAATGTCATCCCCTTAAAATCGAAAGTATTTATCCAGTATCCTGATGGACATGGCGAATATGCCGTAGCGGAGGATACTGGAGGAGCTATTAAAGGAAACCGCATTGACATTGCTAAAACCTCTGTTGATCATGCCTTAGACTTTGGCAAGAAGGATGTAAAAGTGTTCATCGTTGATTCAGGAGGAAAAGCATAA
- a CDS encoding Lrp/AsnC family transcriptional regulator gives MQFKDLDEIDRQILKYLSENGRLSNAELGRLVNLTRATVRERINQLVDHGIIDRFTIVVNPLKAGKMLSMYFNINVEWTKIDSVAQKLLTFDEITNVYQMSGHPHLHVHALFDDQEHANCCIRKLQSIDGITNVDSEFLITRYKERGALLI, from the coding sequence ATGCAATTTAAAGACTTAGATGAAATTGATAGGCAGATACTAAAATATTTATCAGAAAACGGCCGACTAAGCAATGCCGAACTGGGCCGTCTTGTAAATTTAACTCGTGCGACCGTTAGAGAACGTATTAATCAGCTTGTAGATCATGGAATTATTGATCGTTTTACGATTGTCGTCAATCCTTTAAAAGCAGGAAAAATGCTCTCCATGTATTTTAACATTAATGTAGAATGGACTAAAATAGATTCTGTTGCCCAAAAGCTATTAACCTTCGACGAAATAACAAATGTTTACCAAATGAGCGGCCACCCTCACTTACATGTTCATGCCCTATTTGACGATCAAGAACATGCAAATTGTTGTATTCGAAAACTACAGTCCATTGATGGCATTACAAATGTAGATTCTGAATTCCTAATAACCCGTTATAAAGAGCGAGGCGCGTTACTTATTTAA
- a CDS encoding sulfite exporter TauE/SafE family protein: MTIVAIKILLISISAGILGSILGLGGGIIVTPALTFLFGVDIQHAIGASLISVIATSSGAAVAYIRDGITNIRVGMFLEIATTIGAITGAMIGGIISPNLLYAMFGFFIFYSAVLMLKKVKEELPGEVALHSVASKLKLQGEYYDKALKKTVPYNVDNVYGGFGVMYGAGIISGLLGIGSGSFKVMAMDVFMKLPLKVSSATSNFMMGVTGAASAGIYLFRGDISPLISAPVALGVLIGATIGTRIMQRLKSKTIRKLFVPILMYVAIQMMAQGLGVRL, from the coding sequence GTGACGATTGTAGCTATAAAAATACTGCTTATTTCTATTTCGGCAGGGATTCTTGGCTCTATTTTAGGTCTTGGTGGAGGAATTATTGTTACGCCAGCATTAACCTTTTTGTTTGGGGTAGATATTCAGCATGCCATCGGGGCAAGTCTTATTTCCGTTATTGCTACTTCCAGCGGGGCGGCAGTAGCCTACATTCGAGATGGAATTACCAATATTCGGGTAGGAATGTTTTTAGAAATTGCAACAACAATAGGGGCCATTACAGGAGCCATGATAGGTGGGATTATTTCGCCAAACTTATTATACGCGATGTTCGGTTTCTTTATTTTTTATTCCGCTGTACTTATGCTGAAAAAGGTCAAGGAAGAGCTGCCTGGTGAAGTAGCTTTGCATAGTGTAGCAAGTAAGCTAAAGTTGCAAGGCGAGTACTATGATAAAGCTTTAAAGAAAACTGTTCCCTATAATGTGGATAATGTGTATGGCGGTTTTGGCGTTATGTATGGGGCGGGAATTATATCAGGCCTTTTAGGTATCGGAAGCGGCAGTTTTAAAGTGATGGCAATGGACGTTTTTATGAAGCTGCCTTTAAAGGTTTCTAGTGCAACTAGTAATTTTATGATGGGCGTTACTGGTGCAGCGAGTGCTGGGATTTATTTATTTAGAGGAGATATTAGTCCTCTTATTTCAGCCCCTGTTGCCCTTGGTGTTTTAATTGGGGCTACCATTGGAACTAGAATTATGCAACGGTTAAAAAGCAAAACCATTCGTAAACTTTTTGTTCCAATTCTAATGTACGTGGCAATTCAAATGATGGCACAGGGATTGGGGGTTAGATTATGA
- a CDS encoding DUF1634 domain-containing protein yields the protein MSEVIEKEKQTSGKVLNEAEVFVSKSLRAGVLLSAIVISVGLVLFLVSGESGYPGETYPTLLKDIFVGAVNMKPFAIILAGLVLLILTPIMRVGVSILVFLKEKDWLYVIISAIVFLILISSFFFGK from the coding sequence ATGAGTGAAGTAATAGAAAAGGAAAAACAAACTTCTGGAAAAGTACTCAATGAAGCTGAGGTTTTTGTTAGCAAGTCTTTGCGGGCTGGCGTATTGCTGAGTGCCATTGTTATTTCTGTAGGTCTAGTACTTTTCTTAGTGAGTGGTGAGAGTGGCTATCCTGGAGAAACGTATCCGACTCTTCTTAAAGATATCTTTGTAGGAGCAGTAAATATGAAACCTTTTGCCATTATTTTGGCAGGGTTAGTTTTATTGATATTGACCCCTATTATGCGGGTTGGTGTTTCAATACTGGTTTTCTTAAAAGAGAAGGATTGGTTATATGTAATTATTTCAGCTATTGTTTTTCTAATTCTGATTAGCAGTTTTTTCTTTGGTAAATAA
- a CDS encoding HD domain-containing protein, with protein MNRVFQIQERYLAEIARFENTSMIRDISLNWEKIHMASCAAVGRILALKRGVDAELSAIACSIHDYGRIITGKQYDHAAVGYDPLKLFLAQSGYFTSEEIELLAKAAQNHSNKKEIGSPLEEIVKDADVFDCYQYGLPLEREEQRVRLKSILEELSH; from the coding sequence ATGAATAGAGTGTTTCAGATACAAGAAAGATATCTAGCGGAAATTGCGAGATTTGAGAATACGAGTATGATCAGAGATATATCTTTAAATTGGGAAAAAATACATATGGCTAGTTGTGCAGCGGTAGGGCGAATTCTTGCCTTAAAAAGGGGCGTGGACGCGGAACTAAGCGCCATAGCATGTTCAATACATGATTATGGCCGCATTATAACGGGGAAACAATACGACCATGCCGCTGTAGGTTATGATCCTCTCAAGTTGTTTCTTGCACAAAGCGGTTATTTTACTTCAGAAGAGATTGAACTACTTGCAAAAGCTGCACAGAATCATAGTAATAAAAAAGAAATCGGAAGCCCTTTAGAGGAAATTGTCAAAGATGCGGATGTATTTGATTGTTATCAATATGGTCTTCCACTAGAGAGAGAAGAGCAAAGGGTTCGATTAAAGAGTATTCTAGAAGAATTGAGTCACTAA
- a CDS encoding energy-coupling factor transporter transmembrane protein EcfT, protein MQTIAPITKLALTVFVTIWAMVLQSLPALAALIICQLLLLVIAKVGITIYKGIASLFVFAAVLAGMQYVLNHDIMLAGITAGKMIAMTLVFFILLATTRMQDLSAALVLQCHIPYEYAFMLTAALRFIPDFLAESKAIQEAQACRGYSPQGNLFQRFFSYMAVIKPLVLKAVTRSETMALSLELRGFGSRKKRSFGNQVTLAPRDYALLFSMVLFTSYLFIQIS, encoded by the coding sequence ATGCAAACAATAGCACCGATTACTAAATTAGCTCTGACAGTTTTCGTCACCATATGGGCCATGGTATTACAATCTCTTCCTGCCTTAGCCGCACTTATAATTTGCCAACTGCTCCTCCTCGTCATAGCCAAAGTAGGCATAACTATCTATAAAGGAATTGCCAGTCTCTTCGTTTTTGCCGCTGTTCTTGCTGGCATGCAGTATGTATTAAACCATGATATCATGCTGGCCGGTATTACTGCCGGTAAAATGATCGCTATGACGCTAGTCTTCTTTATCTTACTGGCAACTACACGAATGCAAGATTTGTCCGCAGCCCTAGTTCTGCAATGCCATATCCCCTATGAGTATGCATTTATGTTAACTGCAGCGCTGCGCTTCATCCCCGACTTTTTAGCAGAAAGCAAAGCCATCCAAGAAGCGCAAGCTTGTCGTGGTTATTCCCCCCAAGGTAATCTTTTCCAACGTTTTTTTTCCTATATGGCTGTTATTAAACCCCTTGTTCTAAAAGCCGTAACTCGCTCAGAAACTATGGCTCTCAGTTTAGAGTTGCGTGGCTTTGGTAGTCGAAAGAAACGTAGCTTTGGTAATCAGGTAACCCTTGCCCCCCGCGACTATGCCTTATTATTTTCTATGGTACTCTTTACGTCCTACCTCTTTATTCAAATCAGCTAG